A genomic window from Chelonia mydas isolate rCheMyd1 chromosome 16, rCheMyd1.pri.v2, whole genome shotgun sequence includes:
- the RNF224 gene encoding RING finger protein 224 has protein sequence MQDAAAPGPGVMFLPCWDTSPHPHALAISMSQTLGRDGAEDTEPGAEADSLPPSRGSHKIDCIICYSSYNLSSRLPRRLYCGHTFCQACIKRLDAIANEQRWIPCPQCRQSTPTPRGGVTMLDLDLAVFLAVKSEKEQPRVAGRPEADSVFKASSKEKPVTQQPLGLCQETVPRPQFPQSSCCGRCLCCGAMADFEG, from the exons ATGCAGGAT gcagcagccccagggccaggggtc ATGTTTCTCCCCTGCTGGGACACCTCCCCTCACCCGCACGCCCTGGCCATAAG tatGTCTCAGACCCTGGGCAGGGACGGCGCAGAGGACACAGAGCCTGGAGCCGAGGctgattccctccctcccagccgaGGCAGCCATAAGATCGACTGCATCATCTGCTATTCCTCCTACAACCTGTCCAGCAGGCTCCCGCGCCGGCTCTACTGCGGCCACACTTTCTGCCAGGCCTGCATCAAGCGCCTTGATGCCATAGCCAATGAGCAGCGGTGGATCCCCTGCCCGCAGTGCCGCCAGAGTACGCCTACACCCCGCGGAGGCGTCACCATGCTCGACCTGGACCTGGCAGTATTCCTAGCAGTGAAGTCTGAGAAGGAGCAGCCCCGGGTGGCTGGCAGGCCCGAGGCCGACTCAGTCTTCAAAGCATCCTCCAAAGAGAAGCCGGTCACACAGCAGCCCTTGGGGCTCTGCCAAGAGACGGTGCCCCGGCCACAGTTTCCCCAAAGCAGCTGCTGCGGACGGtgcctgtgctgtggggctaTGGCTGACTTTGAGGGCTAA